AAGCGGTTACTTAGTCCCGCAGCCCATCTTCTCGAATGATTTGTCCTTAAGCATCTGGAGGGCGTCCTTGCAGGCAGTGATCGCTGGTGCACCCCCTGCTACGGCCACTACGCGTATCGCCTCTATGATCTCGGCGTCGGTCGCACCTTTGTTGTGCGCGCCCCTCATTGCAGAGACGACGCACTCCTTGCAGTGCCGCTGCGCACCCATCGCCATGATGAGGAGCATCTTGAACTTCGACGGGAGGGCGCCGTCCTCCTGGACAGCCGAGTCGCAGAAGTTGTAGAACTCTGCCATCTTGGGGTCTATCTCGGCAGCAATGTGCATTATCGCAGGCGTGAAACCCATCTTCTTGTCGAATTTTTCCTTAAGACTCTTTGTCATTTTCATCAACTACAAAATACATATGCGGCATTTGAGCTTAAATCTTTGCCTGAAGGACACGGGATTCGTATGGGCTGTGAATCAGCGAGACCTGGAACCCGCCCGCCCGCTCGCTGAACTGCCTTACTCCAGTTGATGATAAATAGAGTCTTAGAGCCGACCGTGTTAAATAATAGAGAGCGGATCTATTCTCTGCTATGGTGTAGAGTATGGAAGGGGTCTTCGTCAGCAACTTCATCGAGCCCGTCAAGGCAAGATCGAATCTCCCGGGGAGGGTACACGTCCTTGACACCACGCTCAGGGACGGCGAGCAGACTCCCGGCGTCTGCTTCACCCTCGAGGAAAAGATAGAGATCGCAAGGAAGCTGGACGAGCTCGGGGTGGACGTGATTGAGGCAGGCTTCCCGGTAAACTCGGAGGAGGAGCGCGACACCGTCAG
The sequence above is drawn from the Candidatus Methanosuratincola sp. genome and encodes:
- a CDS encoding carboxymuconolactone decarboxylase family protein, whose amino-acid sequence is MKMTKSLKEKFDKKMGFTPAIMHIAAEIDPKMAEFYNFCDSAVQEDGALPSKFKMLLIMAMGAQRHCKECVVSAMRGAHNKGATDAEIIEAIRVVAVAGGAPAITACKDALQMLKDKSFEKMGCGTK